One window of the Candidatus Neomarinimicrobiota bacterium genome contains the following:
- a CDS encoding sigma-70 family RNA polymerase sigma factor, which translates to MSGSAQDELIAACQRGDKRAFEELFLQHYERVYRMGLRYTGNTQEAEDITQDVFVKVLRDLIQFKGGSKFHTWLYRVTLNVCRDKERQRLRYYRQYADTSVDGEGAADGADRDMNLEKVSKNQRWQMDTQELLQYALSQLSPKLRTVIILKHIEELSLLDISGILNCSLGTVSSRLNRGRTRLRDILSKMAVDRTYLQKA; encoded by the coding sequence ATGAGCGGATCGGCCCAAGATGAACTAATAGCCGCCTGCCAACGTGGTGACAAACGGGCTTTTGAGGAACTGTTCCTGCAGCACTACGAACGGGTTTATCGGATGGGCCTACGCTATACGGGGAATACCCAGGAGGCCGAGGATATTACTCAGGATGTATTTGTGAAAGTCTTAAGAGACCTGATTCAGTTTAAAGGAGGTTCCAAGTTCCACACCTGGCTATACCGCGTCACGCTCAATGTTTGCCGGGATAAAGAGCGCCAGAGGCTGCGATATTACCGGCAATATGCTGATACTTCTGTCGATGGGGAAGGGGCAGCAGACGGCGCGGACAGGGACATGAACCTTGAAAAAGTGTCAAAGAATCAGCGTTGGCAAATGGATACTCAGGAGCTGTTGCAATATGCGTTGAGCCAGCTCAGTCCAAAATTGAGGACCGTTATCATCTTAAAGCATATTGAAGAATTATCTCTGCTGGATATTTCAGGTATCCTGAATTGTTCGTTGGGAACCGTCAGTTCACGGTTGAATCGGGGCCGTACGCGCCTCAGAGATATCCTCAGTAAAATGGCGGTAGACCGAACCTACCTGCAGAAAGCATAG
- a CDS encoding zf-HC2 domain-containing protein: MKHFRMRRFFSAYLDGELDEAFANRVREHLASCAACGAAYQKVVQGAHMASQFDQSPLPNREQLWAGIGQRLESGNRMRAAGGFRAVLAAAPRWVGTISPAIRRPAMMGALTVLLAANLVVIYKILYSPQAQRAEMLSHYDFDYGIYLDAVSRDREPTQFDQLYHSEPVEYESAGASISFALASYALLSQDYEITDARLLKTACCHSVQCSISSGHNEIVLFQQPQEHPFTFGRYKLERTLIGGRWFHVSEAGKYQVVSWVTSTSKIVLVGESIYDELPRLIALIEQS, from the coding sequence ATGAAACACTTTCGGATGCGACGATTTTTTTCCGCCTACCTGGACGGGGAACTGGATGAGGCATTCGCAAATAGAGTACGCGAGCACCTGGCTTCCTGTGCGGCTTGTGGGGCAGCTTACCAGAAAGTCGTCCAGGGGGCGCACATGGCCTCGCAATTTGATCAATCGCCGCTGCCTAATCGCGAGCAACTATGGGCAGGGATAGGGCAGCGACTGGAATCTGGAAATCGAATGCGGGCCGCGGGCGGCTTTCGCGCTGTGTTGGCGGCCGCGCCGCGCTGGGTGGGGACTATTTCGCCAGCAATTCGCAGGCCTGCGATGATGGGAGCTTTGACTGTTCTGCTCGCGGCGAATCTGGTGGTGATCTACAAAATACTCTATAGCCCCCAAGCCCAAAGGGCAGAAATGCTGAGCCACTATGATTTTGACTACGGGATATATCTCGACGCGGTGTCACGCGACCGTGAGCCAACGCAGTTTGACCAGCTGTATCACAGCGAGCCCGTGGAATACGAGTCGGCAGGGGCCTCCATCTCCTTTGCTCTGGCGTCCTATGCGCTACTCTCGCAGGATTATGAGATTACTGATGCCAGACTGTTAAAAACTGCCTGCTGCCATTCCGTGCAGTGCAGCATATCGAGCGGACACAATGAGATTGTGCTGTTCCAACAACCCCAGGAACATCCTTTTACGTTTGGCAGGTACAAATTGGAGCGGACACTCATTGGTGGACGCTGGTTCCACGTTTCTGAGGCGGGTAAATATCAGGTGGTCAGCTGGGTGACCAGCACCAGCAAGATCGTGCTGGTTGGAGAATCAATCTATGATGAATTGCCAAGATTGATCGCCCTGATCGAGCAATCTTAA